Below is a genomic region from Aricia agestis chromosome 16, ilAriAges1.1, whole genome shotgun sequence.
TGTCTACCGAGAACTCAAATGACGCTTGCTAGCTGTCTTGTTCTACTTAGACGCGTTTTAATAGGATAGACAAAGACAAAAGAAGTTTTATCGCTGTGTTTGCACATTAAACATGTGAGGGTACCCATCGCCCCGGAAAGGGATTGCGCACAGTATCGAAATTTTGAAGTGCGCCCCCTAGCGGGATTCGCCACTGGTGAGGggatatcaatgcaatcaacattttaattctaatatatgaaaacagatggcgttttattttttacttcattattgtaacagaactaatcatacctactttattatatattattatttttattcataactagctgttgcccgcgacttcgtccgcgtggactttagtttatagcgcgcggtgtcaacaaaatttgtgtcaaatttaaaaactttttaaaaccctggtaagtggtacccctcttagggccgcgctacaccggaatagcagcgctgaaagtgctcgcctcgccgctgccattccggtgtagcgcggcccttaattaatcaaaatacccaaaaacagctgtgcagtgtgcacataatctatactaatattataaatgcaaaagtatctctgtctgtctgtcagtctcgctttcacgccaaacgccaaaactaccgaaccgattgtaatgaaattttgtatacagatagtctaaagcctgagaaaggacataggctacttttttactggaaaaaagggttgtaagggtcgtaaatttgttcaaaaaattcataatagatggcgccgtgcgtcttctacatcgcgctgatgcttgctcaaaagtctttctataagaggtggtatcatcttacatttaagtctcgatttttttcgattgttatatctattctacggtattaaataactcagtagtaaccttaagaccaaatttcaccaacgactgttaaagttaatgctcgaattagtatcacgttagctgtttcgtttttcatatgaatgaaagagaagacaggacattttaacaagctgttaaccctaacagacgttggtgaaattggggctaaacctatcaatgataaatagtttatgggtaaagttgtgtaattggggggctaaatatgctttaaaatttggcataaaatataaagtttaatataaaaaatgaagtacttattgtgtgcacactgcacagctgtattgatttaaggggtaccagggtttttttataaaagcttttgacaccaattttgttgacatcgcgcgctatttctgaagtccacgcggacgaagtcgcgggcaacagctagttaataataaaatccagaacgagcttacaaaatgtggattgctattaatctatttcagatattaaaattctatccgagcgactgtattactaagtgagcgactggaaatacatagcgggcaacttcaatattaaatatagattccaTTTTTCTtagtgaggttatttattacgagctactgaaaagttcattttgagcaaacttttgtgagctgctttattaatgataattggttactgatattctatttgaggctttatattttatattttgatacgtgttttaaaactacataatattgttaaatgcgtgcggATTCGAATGGGGAcggggcgacgaatcgttgcagtcaggtgagttgggctgcggccaatacgacttttttgggttaggttagccgccttagccatcgtggttatttttttgtaaaccacccagaagtaggagccccgtGTAGCGGGGCTCCTGCTCGAATATACGTCGAATCaaaattgaagccagttgttttttttttggtataggtcgccattaaaattttatctatttctttgacgttccgttaaggattataatttgtgtaatttattaatgatttttatatataaacggggTTTACCCCGCCctccccccctgcccccctaaatcgttgggtatgattctaaacttttaccgttatataatttaagttcctacaaatagaacaatacatattttgggatcatcaaatcaaagtatgaaattctttctatctctgttagctaccacttttttcacatataaaattgttgttcctcttatgcaaatgaagctacttacaaaaaatttgcttgacagtaatgaaaaaaaattgttctatccCTGTCCTTAGTAGTCcctgaatttttttattttttttttaatgaaataagggggcaaactagcaaacgggtcacctgatgaaaagcaacttccgtcgcccatggacactcgcagcatcagaagagctgcaagttcgttgccggccttttaagagggaatagggtaatagctggagggtagggaagggaagggaataggagagggtagggaaaggaatagggtaggggattgggcctccggtaaactcactcactcggcgaaacacagcgcaagcgctgtttcacgcctgctttctgtgagaacgtggtatttctccggtcgagccggcccattcgtgccgaagcatggctctcccacgtataataaaattgtttcatcaaatagttatttcatattattttttttttgttttaatgtgtgctCATTATACTATGCTCATTggtgtatttttcaaagtggtttttggtattcgaaacacttcatttaagacaaaatgccgctcagtataaaaattacatttgccaaatattgaaaaaaatgcaggacgtaacgttgacacacaaacagatattaggtcgctcaaaaattataaagctgctcattttgtattttaagtaactcaaataaatcatttctaagttgctgttctgttaatttctcgtcactcactctcagtctctcaaatagtaattctataacccaaatttagtaattttgacacctaaaactgtaatatacagtcactcgattaaatactaccgtTTATAAAATACTGCCGATATTTTTCTATTGTTTTATACAATAAACTGTATACGGTATATATAAATCACGTTTTTATACTCAATTACTATtgtacatttaatttttattgtataaatttatattttatattattacaatttttttttggttttttaattTGCCGTTAATGTAGTGCCCAGTTGTATGTACTTTGCAGtatattaagggtgggttgcaacaacttactataactttaactataccAAAATGTCAAATGAGCTGTCTAATCTCTAGTAAacgtcaataatggacgccatattaattgacgataaccttaaccttaactataacaacgcctctggtgcaacccacccttactgATCTAAAATTACATGTTCTTGAAGAAAAAAGCCAAGATAACTTGGCTAATTGCTTAATTTCTTTAGCATATCCAATAGATTTGAGTGATGCTGTACTACAACTTCTTTACACAAGAAAacttgaaggtcaaactaataTTCTATGTGATGATCAATTTTTGTCACGTATCCACACAAATATACGTACCTAGAGTATGTCCTTGGTCAGTAACAACGTCAGTCATATGATTTATAGTTTCAAATCAGTTAATCATTgactttatttatatatatcagAAGTACGCACGATGATAAAAAGTTTACTCAACCTGCTTATCTAAATTGCACTCAGTACAAGTATGTATGCATAACAATACTGTGTATTTtttcttaacataatataataaacatgttTAAAAGTGTGCAGATATTAGAAAGAAGAGTTTTTGGTTTGAGTAGAAGGTATTTGTGGACTAGTGAGAAGATTATCCAGTCTCCTTTTAAAGATGTTGAGATTCCTGACACTACACTTACAGAATACATGTGGAAAGATTTGGGAAAATGGGCGAATAAGACTGCTATGGTAAATGATTTTAATCCTTTTCTCCTCTGAATTCTGTCTATTATTATTTCTACAAGTAAAGTGAAAAGTTCCATAAACAGAATATTATCTACGTACTTGTATGGATAGTAGTATCAAGTATGTTAGGATGGATGTTTGTTTTCCGCAAAATTAATGCTAAAATATTCTTTTGATGGAAACTAAAAAATCCCATTGTTAGATACTGTATAATTGTCAACAACTAAAATCCCTTCATCAAAAGTATTGACGTcagtgatattattataaacagaaTTCTTATTgctttataaaattttgtatctgATTTGTTGTATAACATTTTGTTCTACTatcgttttattatatttacatacgAGTACAACACTTATCATGGTTTATCAGATAAGAAATGCCCGCGAGGCTATCACCTTATACTTTGGCGAATGGAATTCGGAATAGCACGCAACAGTTGCAGATTTTAagagctgatttttttttctttcttaggCCTAAAAATATACTTGTATCCACATCGAAAACTTGGGgatataacatattatgtaatgGTATGCCGTGTGAATTTTAAGCAGCCATCAATAAAGTAATAGGCAACGCATTTGTTGGTCAGCGAGACCACTAAATATCACCAGTCAATCGGCAAATTGACGATATTTTGTGGCGAGGAGACATCCTTGATCCTCGTCTACCTATCTGCATTCGGATTGTCCGGATCCAGactgtttaaaataatttaaccgGATCCATATTCTCACGATATTGCTATTAATTTAACGCAAAGCAAAAAAGCGTCAATTTTAACCTCTATGTTATGTAATAGGTATGTAAAAAAACAAGACCAACTTAACTTTACTTTTAAGCGTGCCTGAATATTTCAAATAGCAAcaagtaacaaaactaatattGCTAAATTTACAGATATGTGGTGTTAGTGAAAGACAATACACCTTTCTGCAGCTGTATAGAAGATCAAAAATATTTGGCGCAAACCTACGAAAGAGGTTCAAAATAGAAGACGATGACGTCATAGCTGTTATGGCGCCGAACATTCCAGAATATGGAATTATAGCTCTAGGGATACTTGAAGCTGGCGCTGTGATTACACCTTATAATTATTTGTTCACACcttgtaagtatttaaattcattatgctaagtactcacatacggttttgctcgatagttttactccaaatcgagcaataaccaccgtgtggaccgcaaaactgacagctcgaaggctcgcttcgagccggctcgatggacttaaatatgtcaaatatgttatttccttcgattcggagtaagagatttttacacattatgagtgagtgagtgagtgagagtgagtatagctccatgtagagcttcacaaattcgaaggtattctaagtacataaggaactactgagaacctaaggtttgattcatattgtgatagtaagttgtcttatcgctctgggatctgggtctaacaggtaggcacttgactaggtatatgaccaaaaatactcaattgtatccatactttaataatactcACTACATgttagaaaggggaggtacagtctggatatggatagacagacagatggacaggctgaaatatctttgttatcgggtcccgtttttaccctttgggtaaggaaacaggggaaaattatccatctttgttattatactatgcaatatgctgacacggacaaagtcgcgggaaacagctggtagaaaataaattcttgcaatatcgtattgttttctaaggtgttatattaatttataaaataaaagtaacgcctttgaaaaaaaaaagcaacaaagttatttttaaaacgtgcgataatagttttggtcattgaaaagtgtcttacactacatgatactagttcagaacaatattctacaaattatatataaatattatccaTTTGAAAacaagtaaagtaagactcatttttagtcaACTTTGttacctggtacctgaccaggtgtcacacctagagctacacaaattcccaggtattctaagtacacgaggcactaccaagaatctatggtttcatccatttgaaagtaagttatgtcttatccttttgGGATCCAGATCTAGTAcctatgtgagtacttagcattagagagCCTCATTGGACGTTAATGTTATTTCTACTGAACGACCTTGACTGGTAGAGATACTACAGTAGAACTTGAAAAACCAGTCTGGTGCGAacttaaaatttatgtttttgtataCTTCGCCctagtttttagtataaactTACGTCTAACTTTAATCTGGACTACccttatgaaaatatattacttatatcatttaaaaatatatcatgtTTCAGACGAAATTCAAAAGTTGTTGCCACTTGCAAACCCTAAAATGATTATTACCATTCCCGAATGCGAACCTGTGGTGAGAAAAGGAATAGAAATGGCAAATAAGGATATTCCAATAATAGCAGTAGATTTTGGACAAAGTAGACCTGATAATACATTATCATTTAAAGAGCTCATGAGTGATAAAGTAGATATGACTGTATTGAAAGATGTTAAAAGAACTTCAAATGATGTAGCAGCCCTACTTTACTCTAGTGGAACAACTGGTCTGCCAAAGGCAGTTGAACTTACTCATAGAAATATTATAGCGAATTCGGAACAGCAATCTACTGAATGCAGACGGCATGTGGAAACTACAAGTACATACAGAAACATTTATAAAGTTATATTCATAATTTAATGAATAGTCAGCAAAATGTAGTAATTTTcgtatttcttttatttcagaAAGACATCAAGATACGGCCTTGGCTATTTTGCCCTTTTCTCATGTTTCTGGACTCGGTATAAACATGTTTCACAAGCTGTCAAATGGCGTCAGACTTGTTACAGTTAAAAAGTTCCAGCCAGATACATTCGTTAAAGTTTTGGACAATTTCCACTTTAACATATTCACGTTGACTACACCAATAGGTaaagacatttttttagttttaacaaCCAGCCCCCTTTTAACTTTTTCTATATAACTCAAGTGCgatcttattaatttatttcagtTCAATTTTTGGGATCATATCCAAAGGTAACTGCCAAACATTTAGAGCATTTAAGATATGCTGGAACCGGTGGGGCTCCTATACCAAAACGTGACATTGAAAAGTTTCTTGATAAGGCACATGTAAGTTTTAGTTGTTAAAAAGTATAGTAGCTATTTTACCTATTTTATTACGAATAGACgaaagtaatataattataattaaacgagaaatgaaataaaaaattaaataactgacTTACATAAAATTTCAGAATGTTCACCTTGGACAAATATATGGACTGACTGAAACAAGTCCAGTAGTAACATTGAATCCTATTGGTAGCAAAAAATATACCTCAGCAGGTTTTGCTGTACCCAATGTTTCATTAAGAGTCGTTGATACAGAAATGAATAATCTAGGACCAAATGAGGTTcgtttttcttttattactgCTTATATTTTGCTCGTCTCACTTTCTTGCTaactttattttacttttattaggCCTCTaagtatatgtatattatggaatattgttatattaatatgttatttGAACGTTACTGAGTAAGGCGTATAACGATCAAACTGTACCAACCCCTGAATTATTGGAACTCATACTCGGAATCCCATTAAACGTTCTAAactcctatattttttttaaagcaaGGAGAATTATTGATAAAAGGACCTAATGTAATGAAAGGATACAAAAATAACCCCGAAGCTAATGCAAGGGCGTTTGTAGACAATGAGTGGCTAAGAAGCGGTGATCTTGTATCAATAGATAATGATGGTGCAATGTATGTAGCTGACAGATTACGGGATTTAATTAAGGTGAGAAGTATAacaatttgtatgtaaaaatacatttttgaacTCTCGTACACCCAGTACAAATGTTaaaaacgtattttttcttatttcatAACTTTCTAAATTATATGTGCAAATTGATTTCCTATCAATTTGTTTATAGagtgaaaacaaaacaaatgtgcatatattttacaataaaaaatgtaaagaatCTTATTTACATTTGTAATTCTTAATTTACAGGTCAAAGGTTTTCAAGTGGCACCAGCTGAATTAGAGAGTATAATCAAGGAGATACCAAAGGTTGAAGACGTAGCGGTTGTAGGAATTGAAGACGCCAGAACCGGTGAACGCCCGAAGGCGTTTATAGTCataaatgataaaaatgtaaaagaaatggaggtcttaaattatgtaaatctGAAAGTAGCACCATACAAACATTTGAAAGAAGTTATATTTGTCAATGAAATCCCGAAAAATCCTACTGGAAAGATATTGAAACGAGATCTACTAGAAAAGTATtgcaaataaaagttatttaattttattgttttattttatttaaatcaaatattGTCTGCAGATTTCAGTGCGATGAAGTAAAAATTAACTTGTGTCGGTTCCATTAATTTCgaaaatacacaaaaaaaaaactaaattattttattatgctacaagattaaataatttatttcaataatacataaattaattatactttattaaaataccCGATTATAAATTAAATCGTTTTTGTATAACAGGTAAATTTTAcgatttatataaaatgttatcgTCTTGTTTATTTAAATCGTTCTCTTTCTAGTAAGAGGTCgtttacttaatacttatcaAAGGGTTAAATAACATTTAGTTGGCAGTAAAACTTCTGATAAAGAGAATGTTTTATTGTAGTTGCGtttgaagtattattatattaaaataaaatataataatagcaatACTAATCGAAATCATTCAAGTAAAAAGTGTGAGAAGCTAAAAATGTACAAAAGCACGAAAGTATTGGAAAAACGAGTGCTGTGTTTATTAAGAAGAAAACATGTTTGGACAAGGGAGAAAATAGTTGAATCTCCATTTAAGAGAGTTGATACACCAAACATGACATTATGGGAATATATGTGGCGGGACCTAAGCAAATGGGAAAAGAAAGCAGCTGTTGTGAGTAAACTTGGAATTAAGtcaatatgaataatttaatatattacatatattaCATCTGTTTATATAAACCTTAAAATATGTAATGCAACTTTTTCGTCAGATATGTGGCCTTACTAATAGGCAATATActtatttagaaataaacaaACAATCACAAACATTAGGTGCAAATTTACGAAGGAAATTTAACATAAGAGATGGAGATACAGTTGCAGTTATGCTTCCAAATGTACCGGAATATCCAATTATAGCATTTGGAATACTATCTGCCGGTGCTGTGATAACATCATTCAATCACCTTTATACGCCTcgtaagtaatttattttaagatatgaTAGTTATTTACTGTTTTCATCTACcaccatt
It encodes:
- the LOC121734747 gene encoding 4-coumarate--CoA ligase 2-like; translated protein: MFKSVQILERRVFGLSRRYLWTSEKIIQSPFKDVEIPDTTLTEYMWKDLGKWANKTAMICGVSERQYTFLQLYRRSKIFGANLRKRFKIEDDDVIAVMAPNIPEYGIIALGILEAGAVITPYNYLFTPYEIQKLLPLANPKMIITIPECEPVVRKGIEMANKDIPIIAVDFGQSRPDNTLSFKELMSDKVDMTVLKDVKRTSNDVAALLYSSGTTGLPKAVELTHRNIIANSEQQSTECRRHVETTKRHQDTALAILPFSHVSGLGINMFHKLSNGVRLVTVKKFQPDTFVKVLDNFHFNIFTLTTPIVQFLGSYPKVTAKHLEHLRYAGTGGAPIPKRDIEKFLDKAHNVHLGQIYGLTETSPVVTLNPIGSKKYTSAGFAVPNVSLRVVDTEMNNLGPNEQGELLIKGPNVMKGYKNNPEANARAFVDNEWLRSGDLVSIDNDGAMYVADRLRDLIKVKGFQVAPAELESIIKEIPKVEDVAVVGIEDARTGERPKAFIVINDKNVKEMEVLNYVNLKVAPYKHLKEVIFVNEIPKNPTGKILKRDLLEKYCK